The following coding sequences lie in one Arachis ipaensis cultivar K30076 chromosome B05, Araip1.1, whole genome shotgun sequence genomic window:
- the LOC107643450 gene encoding 5-formyltetrahydrofolate cyclo-ligase, mitochondrial isoform X3, with translation MLRFRTSGNVDIMVHAAKLVFINHLRTVASPSSCSANLRPPSTSTSTRSMNTSFDPQLHHLFQQKHSLRSKVRTSLKNMDPILKSQQDDAIQRVVLEAPWFKNSSNICAYISCDALREVDTSRIVSNILSNYKTEDQGHVQMKKRLYLPRVEDKNSNMKMLKVSSYDDLVLSSMNILEPTLVDSSGNPREDVMQATDPVDLFIVPGLAFDKFGGRLGRSGGMNSLGLCIFWISSIHNERPY, from the exons ATGCTCCGATTCCGAACAAGTGGCAACGTAGATATCATGGTGCACGCCGCCAAGCTTGTTTTCATCAACCACCTGCGCACCGTAGCATCACCTTCCTCTTGCTCTGCTAATCTGCGCCCTCCCTCTACCTCTACCTCTACCCGCTCCATGAACACCAGCTTCGATCCTCAGCTCCATCACCTTTTCCAGCAGAAGCATTCTCTTCGATCCAAAGTACGCACAAGCCTCAAAAACATGGATCCCATTCTCAAGTCCCAACAAG ATGATGCCATTCAGAGGGTTGTTTTAGAAGCTCCATGGTTCAAGAATAGTAGCAATATATGTGCTTATATAAGTTGTGATGCTTTACGAGAAGTGGATACGTCAAGAATTGTGTCAAATATCTTATCTAACTATAAAACAG AGGATCAGGGTCATGTACAGATGAAGAAAAGGCTTTATTTACCACGTGTAGAGGACAAAAATAGCAACATGAAGATGCTTAAGGTATCAAGTTATGATGATCTGGTTCTGAGCTCAATGAACATTTTGGAGCCAACTTTGGTCGATTCCAGTGGGAATCCACGTGAAGATG TTATGCAAGCAACTGATCCAGTTGATTTGTTCATCGTACCAG GCCTTGCATTTGACAAATTTGGAGGACGTCTGGGCCGCAGTGGTGG AATGAACAGCTTGGGACTGTGTATCTTCTGGATTTCTTCCATACATAATGAGAGACCATACTAG
- the LOC107643450 gene encoding 5-formyltetrahydrofolate cyclo-ligase, mitochondrial isoform X1 — MLRFRTSGNVDIMVHAAKLVFINHLRTVASPSSCSANLRPPSTSTSTRSMNTSFDPQLHHLFQQKHSLRSKVRTSLKNMDPILKSQQDDAIQRVVLEAPWFKNSSNICAYISCDALREVDTSRIVSNILSNYKTEDQGHVQMKKRLYLPRVEDKNSNMKMLKVSSYDDLVLSSMNILEPTLVDSSGNPREDVMQATDPVDLFIVPGLAFDKFGGRLGRSGGYYDMFLKNYQELIKKKNWKQPLLVALSYSLQIIENERIPTTPYDVPVDALVTASGFIPISSVAFKYCH, encoded by the exons ATGCTCCGATTCCGAACAAGTGGCAACGTAGATATCATGGTGCACGCCGCCAAGCTTGTTTTCATCAACCACCTGCGCACCGTAGCATCACCTTCCTCTTGCTCTGCTAATCTGCGCCCTCCCTCTACCTCTACCTCTACCCGCTCCATGAACACCAGCTTCGATCCTCAGCTCCATCACCTTTTCCAGCAGAAGCATTCTCTTCGATCCAAAGTACGCACAAGCCTCAAAAACATGGATCCCATTCTCAAGTCCCAACAAG ATGATGCCATTCAGAGGGTTGTTTTAGAAGCTCCATGGTTCAAGAATAGTAGCAATATATGTGCTTATATAAGTTGTGATGCTTTACGAGAAGTGGATACGTCAAGAATTGTGTCAAATATCTTATCTAACTATAAAACAG AGGATCAGGGTCATGTACAGATGAAGAAAAGGCTTTATTTACCACGTGTAGAGGACAAAAATAGCAACATGAAGATGCTTAAGGTATCAAGTTATGATGATCTGGTTCTGAGCTCAATGAACATTTTGGAGCCAACTTTGGTCGATTCCAGTGGGAATCCACGTGAAGATG TTATGCAAGCAACTGATCCAGTTGATTTGTTCATCGTACCAG GCCTTGCATTTGACAAATTTGGAGGACGTCTGGGCCGCAGTGGTGG TTACTATGATATGTTCCTCAAAAATTACCAAGAGCTCATTAAGAAGAAGAATTGGAAGCAGCCTCTACTTG TTGCGCTGTCATACTCTCTACAAATAATAGAGAATGAGCGAATACCTACCACTCCCTACGATGTTCCTGTTGATGCTCTTGTAACAGCTTCTGGCTTCATACCCATCAGCTCAGTAGCATTCAAATATTGTCACTGA
- the LOC107643450 gene encoding 5-formyltetrahydrofolate cyclo-ligase, mitochondrial isoform X2 → MLRFRTSGNVDIMVHAAKLVFINHLRTVASPSSCSANLRPPSTSTSTRSMNTSFDPQLHHLFQQKHSLRSKVRTSLKNMDPILKSQQDDAIQRVVLEAPWFKNSSNICAYISCDALREVDTSRIVSNILSNYKTEDQGHVQMKKRLYLPRVEDKNSNMKMLKVSSYDDLVLSSMNILEPTLVDSSGNPREDVMQATDPVDLFIVPGLAFDKFGGRLGRSGGYYDMFLKNYQELIKKKNWKQPLLVALSYSLQIIENERIPTTPYDVPVDALLASS, encoded by the exons ATGCTCCGATTCCGAACAAGTGGCAACGTAGATATCATGGTGCACGCCGCCAAGCTTGTTTTCATCAACCACCTGCGCACCGTAGCATCACCTTCCTCTTGCTCTGCTAATCTGCGCCCTCCCTCTACCTCTACCTCTACCCGCTCCATGAACACCAGCTTCGATCCTCAGCTCCATCACCTTTTCCAGCAGAAGCATTCTCTTCGATCCAAAGTACGCACAAGCCTCAAAAACATGGATCCCATTCTCAAGTCCCAACAAG ATGATGCCATTCAGAGGGTTGTTTTAGAAGCTCCATGGTTCAAGAATAGTAGCAATATATGTGCTTATATAAGTTGTGATGCTTTACGAGAAGTGGATACGTCAAGAATTGTGTCAAATATCTTATCTAACTATAAAACAG AGGATCAGGGTCATGTACAGATGAAGAAAAGGCTTTATTTACCACGTGTAGAGGACAAAAATAGCAACATGAAGATGCTTAAGGTATCAAGTTATGATGATCTGGTTCTGAGCTCAATGAACATTTTGGAGCCAACTTTGGTCGATTCCAGTGGGAATCCACGTGAAGATG TTATGCAAGCAACTGATCCAGTTGATTTGTTCATCGTACCAG GCCTTGCATTTGACAAATTTGGAGGACGTCTGGGCCGCAGTGGTGG TTACTATGATATGTTCCTCAAAAATTACCAAGAGCTCATTAAGAAGAAGAATTGGAAGCAGCCTCTACTTG TTGCGCTGTCATACTCTCTACAAATAATAGAGAATGAGCGAATACCTACCACTCCCTACGATGTTCCTGTTGATGCTCTT TTGGCTAGCAGTTAA
- the LOC107640466 gene encoding ATP-dependent DNA helicase PIF1-like yields the protein MSSKNFFKARTILAPTLDIVEEVNNHLMAIIPGGKKLYLSSDSICMDEENMESQLDLYSPELLNSINCSGLPPHKLILKVGVPVMLQRNINKFSGLCNGTRLQVRKLRNHVIEYEVLTGNNVGHIALIPRMNMVPTNETVSVRFQQRQFPIIVSFAMTINKSQGQTLSHVGLYLLKPVFTHGQLYVALSRVKSKRGLKVLLMNHVGMYANSTINVVYREVFEKIVF from the coding sequence ATGTCCTCAAAGAATTTTTTCAAAGCAAGAACTATACTGGCTCCCACACTAGACATCGTTGAAGAGGTCAACAACCATCTGATGGCTATCATTCCTGGAGGgaaaaaattatatcttagttCGGATTCCATTTGTATGGATGAAGAGAATATGGAGAGTCAACTAGATCTCTATAGTCCTGAATTACTGAATAGCATAAATTGCTCTGGTTTGCCTCCACATAAATTAATACTCAAGGTTGGTGTTCCGGTGATGTTACAGAGGAATATTAACAAATTCAGTGGTCTTTGTAATGGTACAAGGCTACAAGTTAGGAAGCTTAGAAATCATGTCATAGAATATGAAGTCTTAACGGGTAACAATGTTGGTCATATTGCTTTGATTCCAAGAATGAATATGGTACCAACAAATGAAACCGTCTCAGTTAGATTCCAACAAAGACAGTTTCCCATAATAGTATCGTTTGCCATGACAATTAATAAGTCTCAGGGACAAACTTTATCTCATGTTGGATTGTATTTGCTCAAACCAGTTTTTACACATGGCCAACTATATGTGGCactttcaagagttaagagtaagagaggttTAAAAGTTTTACTTATGAATCACGTAGGAATGTATGCAAATTCAACCATCAATGTTGTTTATAGAGAAGTCTTTGAAAAAATAGTATTCTAA